The following coding sequences lie in one Haematobia irritans isolate KBUSLIRL chromosome 3, ASM5000362v1, whole genome shotgun sequence genomic window:
- the LOC142231845 gene encoding cytosol aminopeptidase-like isoform X1, with amino-acid sequence MSSERLANVVKKLVVRCKTLKFTNSFQISRLYTTSGDTRVTKGLVIGVYEKEGNKDPKLTTSGEKFDDRVQGKVSQLIKECNITGHLGRGKVFNNIDQEYRSVAVIGMGRERAGFNELEMIDEGMENARVAAGVGARSLQLQGCSEGFIDSMEYPEQAAEGSALAVWRYHDNRQKKNRTIVPKLELYDSPDVDAWTRGLFKAESQNLARRLSDAPANQMTPTTFAQATVDALCPCGVTVEIRTMEWIEQQHLNSFLAIAKGSCEPPVLLEISYCGTAPEDKPILLLGKGMTFNSGGICLRPGKGMDEYRGSMAGAAVCVAAIRAAAALSLPINISAVIPLCENIPSGMACKPGDLITLLNGRTLAIRDTDKAGVAIMADPLIYGQTTYKPRLVVDVATLGSGVVKGLGGSATGIFSNSHYIWKQFQKAGSLTGDRMWRLPLWNYFKNLVTNNTSFDISNNGYGPASSCLAAAILHELVPCVDWAHLDIRGVGMLTRYGTIPYLLRERMTGRPTRTLVQFLYQMACPDANK; translated from the exons ATGTCTTCGGAACGTTTAGCCAATGTTGTAAAAAAGTTGGTAGTGAGAtgtaaaacattgaaatttacaAATAGTTTCCAAATCAGTCGATTGTACACCACCAGTGGGGATACCCGTGTCACA AAAGGACTTGTTATTGGTGTATACGAAAAGGAAGGCAATAAGGACCCTAAATTAACCACAAGTGGAGAAAAATTTGATGATCGTGTCCAGGGAAAGGTTTCACAATTAATTAAAGA ATGCAATATCACAGGTCATTTGGGAAGGGGTAAGGTTTTCAATAATATCGACCAAGAGTATAGATCTGTGGCTGTTATTGGTATGGGACGTGAACGTGCCGGTTTCAATGAACTTGAAATGATTGATGAGGGCATG GAAAATGCCCGTGTTGCAGCCGGTGTCGGTGCGAGAAGCTTACAATTACAAGGTTGCTCTGAGGGTTTCATCGATTCCATGGAATATCCCGAACAAGCGGCTGAGGGAAGTGCATTAGCTGTATGGCGTTATCATGATAACAGACAAAAGAAAAATCGCACTATAGTTCCAAAACTTGAATTATATGATTCACCTGATGTGGATGCATGGACAAGAGGTTTATTTAAGGCAGAATCACAAAATTTGGCTAGACGCCTTAGTGATGCCCCAGCTAATCAAATGACACCTACTACATTTGCCCAAGCTACTGTTGATGCTCTATGCCCTTGTGGTGTTACCGTTGAAATACGTACCATGGAATGGATTGAACAACAACATCTAAATTCATTTTTAGCAATAGCTAAGGGATCCTGCGAACCACCAGTATTATTGGAGATAAGTTACTGTGGTACAGCACCCGAAGACAAACCCATATTATTATTGGGCAAAGGCATGACTTTTAATAG tggtggCATTTGCTTACGTCCCGGTAAAGGAATGGATGAATATCGTGGATCTATGGCCGGAGCTGCGGTTTGTGTTGCTGCTATAAGAGCAGCGGCGGCTTTATCATTACCCATAAACATATCGGCAGTAATACCATTATGTGAAAATATACCTTCAGGTATGGCTTGTAAACCTGGTGATTTGATAACCCTATTAAATGGACGAACCTTGGCTATACGA GATACCGACAAAGCTGGTGTTGCCATAATGGCAGATCCTTTGATTTATGGTCAAACTACATATAAGCCACGTTTGGTAGTTGATGTAGCCACTTTGGGCAGTGGTGTTGTCAAGGGTTTGGGTGGCAGTGCTACTGGTATATTTTCTAATTCCCATTATATATGGAAACAATTTCAAAAGGCTGGATCCCTAACTGGAGATCGAATGTGGCGTTTACCTTTGtggaattattttaaaaatctagTGACAA ataatacaaGCTTTGATATCAGCAATAATGGATATGGTCCAGCATCCAGTTGTTTGGCAGCTGCAATTTTACat GAACTTGTTCCCTGTGTGGATTGGGCTCATTTAGATATACGAGGAGTGGGTATGTTAACTCGCTATGGTACTATACCATATCTTTTGAGAGAACGCATGACTGGACGTCCAACTAGAACTCTTGTTCAATTCTTGTATCAAATGGCCTGTCCGGATGCTAATAAGTAG
- the LOC142231845 gene encoding cytosol aminopeptidase-like isoform X2, producing MSSERLANVVKKLVVRCKTLKFTNSFQISRLYTTSGDTRVTKGLVIGVYEKEGNKDPKLTTSGEKFDDRVQGKVSQLIKECNITGHLGRGKVFNNIDQEYRSVAVIGMGRERAGFNELEMIDEGMENARVAAGVGARSLQLQGCSEGFIDSMEYPEQAAEGSALAVWRYHDNRQKKNRTIVPKLELYDSPDVDAWTRGLFKAESQNLARRLSDAPANQMTPTTFAQATVDALCPCGVTVEIRTMEWIEQQHLNSFLAIAKGSCEPPVLLEISYCGTAPEDKPILLLGKGMTFNSGGICLRPGKGMDEYRGSMAGAAVCVAAIRAAAALSLPINISAVIPLCENIPSDNTSFDISNNGYGPASSCLAAAILHELVPCVDWAHLDIRGVGMLTRYGTIPYLLRERMTGRPTRTLVQFLYQMACPDANK from the exons ATGTCTTCGGAACGTTTAGCCAATGTTGTAAAAAAGTTGGTAGTGAGAtgtaaaacattgaaatttacaAATAGTTTCCAAATCAGTCGATTGTACACCACCAGTGGGGATACCCGTGTCACA AAAGGACTTGTTATTGGTGTATACGAAAAGGAAGGCAATAAGGACCCTAAATTAACCACAAGTGGAGAAAAATTTGATGATCGTGTCCAGGGAAAGGTTTCACAATTAATTAAAGA ATGCAATATCACAGGTCATTTGGGAAGGGGTAAGGTTTTCAATAATATCGACCAAGAGTATAGATCTGTGGCTGTTATTGGTATGGGACGTGAACGTGCCGGTTTCAATGAACTTGAAATGATTGATGAGGGCATG GAAAATGCCCGTGTTGCAGCCGGTGTCGGTGCGAGAAGCTTACAATTACAAGGTTGCTCTGAGGGTTTCATCGATTCCATGGAATATCCCGAACAAGCGGCTGAGGGAAGTGCATTAGCTGTATGGCGTTATCATGATAACAGACAAAAGAAAAATCGCACTATAGTTCCAAAACTTGAATTATATGATTCACCTGATGTGGATGCATGGACAAGAGGTTTATTTAAGGCAGAATCACAAAATTTGGCTAGACGCCTTAGTGATGCCCCAGCTAATCAAATGACACCTACTACATTTGCCCAAGCTACTGTTGATGCTCTATGCCCTTGTGGTGTTACCGTTGAAATACGTACCATGGAATGGATTGAACAACAACATCTAAATTCATTTTTAGCAATAGCTAAGGGATCCTGCGAACCACCAGTATTATTGGAGATAAGTTACTGTGGTACAGCACCCGAAGACAAACCCATATTATTATTGGGCAAAGGCATGACTTTTAATAG tggtggCATTTGCTTACGTCCCGGTAAAGGAATGGATGAATATCGTGGATCTATGGCCGGAGCTGCGGTTTGTGTTGCTGCTATAAGAGCAGCGGCGGCTTTATCATTACCCATAAACATATCGGCAGTAATACCATTATGTGAAAATATACCTTCAG ataatacaaGCTTTGATATCAGCAATAATGGATATGGTCCAGCATCCAGTTGTTTGGCAGCTGCAATTTTACat GAACTTGTTCCCTGTGTGGATTGGGCTCATTTAGATATACGAGGAGTGGGTATGTTAACTCGCTATGGTACTATACCATATCTTTTGAGAGAACGCATGACTGGACGTCCAACTAGAACTCTTGTTCAATTCTTGTATCAAATGGCCTGTCCGGATGCTAATAAGTAG